CCGCCGCCCGCGTCATTTCCGTGGCTGAGGCGCAAGCTGATCACCGCCACGTCATCATTTCTCAGGGCTTTTTGACTGCGAGCGCCTTCGGCCCACGTCGTCAGCGCAGCCGCATCCGGCAAGGCCAGTAATTCCCGCCAGGGTTGTCTGCCAGCCGCCCATTCTGCCAGGAACCAGCCAGCCACCGCATCCGTCATCAGGAACACGTCGGTGTGACCGGGTTCCAGCGGCACCTGCCGCGATGTGCCCTGCCTGCCGGGGGCCGCCTCGTTCTGCTCGGGAACGGTGCTGATGAGATAGGGGCGCTCGGGCAAGTCTGCCACCTCGCTGAACGGGAAACACGACGCGACCTCCCCGTGCACCCAGGCCACGCAAGCGTCACCCCAGGCGAACACCTCAAAGCTTTCCGCGGCGGGGTCGATGACCACCCCGGCCAATGCCGCGTGCGAACCGCGACGTAGCTTCTCCAGGGCGTGCCAGGGCAGGCGGGGGAGGTCGAGTTGCTGCATAAAGGCTTGGCGTGCCGCCAGCAGCCAGGGTGGCTCCAAGGCCCTCGCGGGATCTTCCACGAAACGCTGAGCCAGAATGCTCGCCCACAGGCCGGCAAAACTGGCTTCGGAGGCCCCGTCCGCCACCGCGAAAGACAGCCCGTCGGCCGCCGCGGCCCAGCGGTCCTCACATTCTTCGGGTTGATTCCCTGCCTTGGGCGTCGAGGCCGCCAGCAGACACGCCACCGAAATCGGCATCAGCGGGCGTCGTTGGCCGGGCGCGTGCCGATGGTGAGGAAGCTGACCACGTCGGTAAAATCCGCGTTGTAACCATAGCCCCGAGTACCGGACACCCCATTGTAACCGGCATTTTGAGCTGCTCGCAGCATCTGCTCGGGCAACGCGCTCGACATGCGAAACAGGCGCCGGGCGTCGGCGCAAGGCAGATCGCCCTCGTTGCTCGGGAACAGCACTTTCATTCCAGCCGCCCCGCTGATGTGCAGGTTGAAGAGCAGCACGTTTCCATCATAGGTGGCCAGCTGCTTGATCAGCTCGGCCGTGGGCTCGGGGTCGCCGTCGTTTGCCTCGCCATCGGTGATGTGAATGACGATCGGCGGGAACGATTGGAGGTGGCCATCGGCCCATTCCTTGATGGCATTGCCCGCCATGCTGAGGGCCGCGCACATCGGGGTGCCGCCGTCGGCGACCGGTTCGAACCAGACCGGGAACTTCACGCTCTGTTCGATGATGCCCCCCGCGCCATCGGGCACCTTCACGGTGCGGTCTTCCACCCGCATGGGTTGACGCTCGATCTCTTGGATGGATTTGAGGACACCCCCAGGAATGAAGGCCAGCGCATCACGACACCCGCTGCCGCCGTAACCGATCACGCCCACATCGAAGTAGTGACGGATGCCTTCTTCCTTCGAACACTTGGTCACGAGTTCCATCAGCACCCGATTGATCGCATCGCTGAGCGCTTGGGCTTTGGTTTTGGTCTCCATCCAGCGATCGTTCATCGAGCCTGACTGATCGATCACGAATAGAAACGCGGTGGGGCTCCTGCGGCTGATTTCGGCAGCATAGGGCATGTTGAAAGCTCC
The DNA window shown above is from Candidatus Sericytochromatia bacterium and carries:
- a CDS encoding protein phosphatase 2C domain-containing protein → MPISVACLLAASTPKAGNQPEECEDRWAAAADGLSFAVADGASEASFAGLWASILAQRFVEDPARALEPPWLLAARQAFMQQLDLPRLPWHALEKLRRGSHAALAGVVIDPAAESFEVFAWGDACVAWVHGEVASCFPFSEVADLPERPYLISTVPEQNEAAPGRQGTSRQVPLEPGHTDVFLMTDAVAGWFLAEWAAGRQPWRELLALPDAAALTTWAEGARSQKALRNDDVAVISLRLSHGNDAGGG
- a CDS encoding vWA domain-containing protein — translated: MYSPDVSEVALPHFSELRRQCVMRMLQSPHALWTERDHAGMRQIASDYARRHKRKRREDWEFDPCIQAITRDVEDAVPPLPKWACLVAWLAPEGAVTFNPEIISKIALAALNNTLGKPQPSFGPAKSSFQKGAFNMPYAAEISRRSPTAFLFVIDQSGSMNDRWMETKTKAQALSDAINRVLMELVTKCSKEEGIRHYFDVGVIGYGGSGCRDALAFIPGGVLKSIQEIERQPMRVEDRTVKVPDGAGGIIEQSVKFPVWFEPVADGGTPMCAALSMAGNAIKEWADGHLQSFPPIVIHITDGEANDGDPEPTAELIKQLATYDGNVLLFNLHISGAAGMKVLFPSNEGDLPCADARRLFRMSSALPEQMLRAAQNAGYNGVSGTRGYGYNADFTDVVSFLTIGTRPANDAR